In one Pseudomonas sp. SCA2728.1_7 genomic region, the following are encoded:
- a CDS encoding sulfite exporter TauE/SafE family protein: MLLASLFGVVMGLVLGLTGAGGGILAVPALVLGLGWTMTQAAPVALFAVGSAAAVGAIDGLRHGLVRYRAALLIAALGAVFSPLGIYFAHQLPEKILMILFSLLMVMVAWRMLRRERQQEGPSDHGHASWGQKNCMLNEDTGRFDWTAKCTATLAALGAITGVVSGLLGVGGGFLIVPAFKQLTDVQMRGIVATSLMVISLISAIGVIGSFHAGVRIDGQGAAFIVASIVGMIIGRKLCARVPARALQVGFASVCLVVAGYMLLRA, from the coding sequence ATGTTGCTGGCAAGTCTGTTTGGCGTGGTGATGGGGTTGGTCCTCGGCTTGACCGGGGCCGGCGGCGGCATTCTTGCGGTGCCGGCGCTGGTGCTCGGGTTGGGCTGGACGATGACCCAGGCAGCGCCGGTGGCGTTGTTTGCGGTCGGCAGTGCGGCGGCGGTCGGCGCTATCGACGGTTTGCGTCATGGTCTGGTGCGCTATCGCGCGGCGTTGTTGATTGCCGCGTTGGGCGCGGTGTTTTCGCCGTTGGGCATTTACTTCGCGCATCAGTTGCCGGAGAAAATCCTGATGATTCTGTTCAGTCTGCTGATGGTCATGGTGGCCTGGCGCATGCTGCGCCGCGAGCGCCAGCAGGAGGGGCCGAGTGATCATGGTCACGCCAGTTGGGGCCAGAAGAATTGCATGCTCAATGAAGACACCGGGCGCTTCGACTGGACCGCCAAATGCACCGCTACATTGGCGGCGCTGGGCGCAATTACCGGCGTGGTGTCCGGATTGCTGGGCGTTGGGGGCGGCTTTCTGATCGTGCCGGCGTTCAAGCAACTGACCGACGTGCAGATGCGCGGGATTGTCGCGACGTCGTTGATGGTGATCAGTCTGATTTCGGCAATCGGGGTGATCGGCTCGTTTCACGCCGGTGTGCGGATAGACGGGCAGGGCGCGGCGTTTATTGTCGCCAGCATTGTCGGCATGATCATCGGCCGCAAGCTTTGTGCGCGGGTGCCGGCGCGGGCATTGCAGGTGGGGTTTGCCAGTGTCTGTCTGGTGGTGGCGGGGTATATGTTGTTGCGGGCGTGA
- a CDS encoding dihydrolipoamide acetyltransferase family protein, with translation MGTHVIKMPDIGEGIAEVELSQWHVKVGDLVVEDQVLADVMTDKAMVDIPSPVHGKVIALGGQPGEVMAVGSVLISIEVEGAGNLKESAAPAPVKEAPVVAKVEAVVESKPAPAAPRPAAVCQGPMVAREADERPLASPAVRKHALDLGIQLRLVRGSGPAGRVLHEDIEAYLAQGQSNASAPVAAAYAQRNDEEQIQVIGMRRKIAQRMQDATQRAAHFSYVEEIDVTAIEELRAHLNEKHGASRGKLTLLPFLVRALVVALRDFPQMNARYDDEAQVITRLGAVHVGVATQSDVGLMVPVVRHAEARSLWDSATEISRLANAARNGKASRDELSGSTITLTSLGALGGIVSTPVLNLPEVAIVGVNKIVERPMVVKGQVVIRKMMNLSSSFDHRVVDGMDAALFIQAIRGLIEQPATLFVE, from the coding sequence ATGGGCACGCACGTTATCAAGATGCCGGACATCGGCGAAGGCATCGCAGAAGTAGAACTGTCGCAGTGGCACGTCAAGGTTGGCGATCTGGTCGTTGAAGATCAGGTGCTGGCGGACGTGATGACCGACAAGGCGATGGTCGATATTCCCTCGCCAGTGCATGGCAAGGTGATTGCCCTCGGCGGTCAGCCGGGTGAAGTGATGGCGGTTGGCAGTGTGCTGATCAGCATCGAGGTTGAAGGTGCCGGTAACTTGAAAGAGTCCGCCGCACCCGCGCCCGTTAAAGAGGCGCCGGTCGTAGCGAAAGTTGAAGCGGTTGTCGAGAGCAAACCTGCTCCAGCCGCCCCGCGCCCTGCTGCGGTTTGCCAAGGCCCGATGGTTGCGCGCGAAGCAGACGAACGCCCGCTCGCCTCGCCGGCCGTGCGCAAACATGCACTGGATCTGGGGATTCAATTACGTCTGGTGCGCGGTTCCGGCCCGGCCGGTCGTGTGCTGCACGAAGACATTGAAGCCTATCTGGCGCAAGGTCAGTCGAACGCTTCGGCACCAGTCGCCGCCGCTTACGCCCAGCGCAACGACGAAGAACAGATTCAAGTGATCGGCATGCGCCGCAAGATCGCCCAACGCATGCAGGACGCCACGCAACGTGCCGCTCACTTCAGTTATGTCGAGGAAATCGACGTCACCGCGATTGAAGAATTGCGTGCGCACCTGAATGAAAAACACGGTGCCAGCCGTGGCAAGTTGACCTTGTTGCCGTTCCTCGTCCGTGCATTGGTCGTCGCCCTGCGCGACTTTCCGCAGATGAACGCCCGTTACGACGACGAAGCCCAGGTCATCACCCGCCTCGGCGCGGTGCATGTCGGCGTCGCCACGCAAAGCGATGTCGGTCTGATGGTGCCGGTGGTGCGTCACGCCGAAGCACGCAGCCTGTGGGACAGCGCCACGGAAATCTCGCGTTTGGCCAACGCCGCGCGTAATGGCAAGGCCAGCCGCGACGAGTTGTCCGGCTCGACCATCACCCTGACCAGCCTCGGTGCGCTGGGCGGCATTGTCAGCACGCCGGTGCTGAACCTGCCGGAAGTGGCGATCGTCGGCGTCAACAAAATCGTCGAACGGCCAATGGTCGTCAAAGGCCAGGTAGTAATCCGCAAGATGATGAACCTCTCCAGTTCCTTCGATCACCGCGTGGTCGACGGCATGGACGCGGCGCTCTTCATCCAGGCCATTCGCGGCCTGATCGAACAACCTGCCACTTTGTTTGTGGAGTAA
- a CDS encoding metalloregulator ArsR/SmtB family transcription factor produces MQSSLTECEVAQLRASASKACALLKAMANEDRLLILCQLTQGERNVGELEKMTGVRQPTLSQQLGILRDEGLVATRREGKYIFYGLASPEVIQVMKTLSGLYCGAVLKSLGHQ; encoded by the coding sequence ATGCAATCCAGTCTGACCGAATGTGAAGTCGCCCAACTGCGCGCCTCGGCCTCCAAGGCCTGTGCGCTGCTCAAGGCCATGGCCAATGAGGATCGCCTGCTGATCCTCTGTCAATTGACTCAGGGCGAGCGCAACGTCGGCGAACTGGAAAAAATGACCGGCGTGCGCCAGCCGACGCTGTCCCAGCAACTGGGCATCCTGCGCGATGAAGGGCTGGTCGCGACCCGGCGTGAAGGCAAGTACATTTTCTACGGCCTCGCCAGTCCGGAAGTGATTCAGGTGATGAAGACCCTGTCCGGATTGTATTGCGGGGCCGTGCTGAAAAGTCTCGGCCATCAATAA
- a CDS encoding TRAP transporter large permease — protein sequence MDALILLGSFIVLILIGMPVAYALGAAALIGAWWIDIPFQAVMIQVASGVNKFSLLAIPFFVLAGAIMAEGGMSRRLVACAGVLVGFVRGGLSLVNIVASTFFGAISGSSVADTASVGSVLIPEMERKGYPRDFSTAVTVSGSVQALLTPPSHNSVLYSLAAGGTVSIASLFMAGIVPGLLMSACLMVLCLIFARKRDYPKGEVIPMRQALKIVGEALWGLMAMVIILGGILSGIFTATESAAIAVLWSFFVTMFIYRDYKWSELPKLMHRTVRTISIVMILIGFAASFGYIMTLMQIPAKITTAFLTLSDNRYVILMCINVMLLLLGTVMDMAPLILILTPILMPVILGIGVDPVQFGMIMLVNLGIGLITPPVGAVLFVGSAVGKVSIESTVKALLPFYAVLFLVLMLVTYVPALSLWLPHLVL from the coding sequence ATGGACGCTCTGATACTGCTGGGCAGTTTTATCGTATTGATCCTGATCGGCATGCCGGTCGCCTACGCGTTGGGCGCCGCCGCGCTGATCGGTGCTTGGTGGATCGACATTCCGTTCCAGGCGGTGATGATTCAGGTCGCTTCGGGGGTGAACAAATTCTCGCTGCTGGCCATTCCGTTCTTCGTGCTGGCCGGTGCGATCATGGCCGAGGGCGGCATGTCCCGTCGCTTGGTGGCGTGTGCCGGGGTGCTGGTGGGGTTTGTGCGCGGCGGCCTGTCACTGGTCAACATTGTCGCCTCGACCTTTTTCGGCGCGATCTCCGGTTCGTCGGTAGCGGACACCGCGTCGGTGGGTTCGGTACTGATTCCGGAAATGGAACGCAAGGGCTATCCACGGGACTTCTCCACCGCCGTGACGGTCAGCGGTTCGGTGCAAGCCCTGCTGACCCCACCGAGCCATAACTCGGTGCTTTACTCCCTGGCCGCCGGTGGCACGGTTTCGATTGCCTCGCTGTTCATGGCGGGCATCGTGCCGGGCTTGCTGATGAGCGCCTGCCTGATGGTGCTGTGTCTGATTTTCGCGAGAAAACGCGATTACCCCAAGGGTGAAGTGATCCCGATGCGCCAGGCGTTGAAAATCGTCGGCGAAGCCCTCTGGGGCCTGATGGCGATGGTGATCATCCTCGGCGGCATCCTGTCCGGCATCTTCACCGCGACCGAATCGGCGGCCATCGCCGTGCTCTGGTCATTCTTCGTGACCATGTTCATCTACCGCGACTACAAGTGGAGCGAACTGCCGAAACTGATGCACCGTACGGTGCGGACGATTTCGATCGTGATGATCCTGATCGGTTTCGCGGCGAGCTTCGGTTACATCATGACCCTGATGCAGATCCCGGCGAAGATCACCACGGCGTTTCTGACCCTGTCGGACAACCGCTACGTGATCCTGATGTGCATCAACGTCATGCTGCTGTTGCTCGGCACGGTGATGGACATGGCGCCGCTGATCCTGATCCTCACGCCAATCCTGATGCCGGTGATTCTCGGCATCGGCGTCGATCCGGTGCAGTTCGGCATGATCATGCTGGTGAACCTCGGGATCGGATTGATAACGCCGCCGGTGGGTGCGGTGCTGTTTGTCGGTTCGGCGGTGGGCAAGGTCAGTATCGAGAGCACCGTGAAGGCGCTGCTGCCGTTCTATGCCGTGCTGTTTTTGGTGTTGATGTTGGTGACTTACGTGCCGGCACTGTCGCTGTGGTTGCCGCATCTGGTGTTGTAA
- a CDS encoding alpha-ketoacid dehydrogenase subunit beta: MNDHNNNIQLETAMTTTTMTMIQALRSAMDVMLERDDNVVVFGQDVGYFGGVFRCTEGLQTKYGTSRVFDAPISESGIVGVAVGMGAYGLRPVAEIQFADYVYPASDQIISEAARLRYRSAGEFTAPMTLRMPCGGGIYGGQTHSQSIEAMFTQVCGLRTVMPSNPYDAKGLLIASIENDDPVIFLEPKRLYNGPFDGHHDRPVTPWSKHPQAQVPDGYYTVPLDVAAITRPGKDVTVLTYGTTVYVSQVAAEESGVDAEVIDLRSLWPLDLETIVKSVKKTGRCVVVHEATRTCGFGAELVSLVQEHCFHHLEAPIERVTGWDTPYPHAQEWAYFPGPSRVGAALKRVMEV, encoded by the coding sequence ATGAACGATCACAACAACAATATTCAGTTGGAAACCGCCATGACCACGACCACCATGACCATGATCCAGGCCCTGCGCTCGGCCATGGATGTGATGCTTGAGCGTGACGATAACGTCGTCGTGTTCGGTCAGGACGTCGGCTACTTCGGCGGTGTGTTCCGTTGCACCGAAGGCCTGCAGACCAAGTACGGCACCTCGCGGGTGTTCGACGCACCGATCTCGGAAAGCGGCATCGTCGGCGTTGCGGTCGGCATGGGCGCTTATGGTCTGCGCCCGGTCGCCGAGATTCAGTTCGCCGACTACGTCTACCCCGCCTCCGACCAGATCATTTCCGAAGCGGCGCGCCTGCGTTATCGCTCGGCTGGCGAGTTCACCGCACCGATGACCCTGCGCATGCCTTGCGGCGGCGGCATCTATGGCGGTCAGACCCACAGCCAGAGCATCGAGGCTATGTTCACTCAGGTCTGCGGCTTGCGCACTGTCATGCCGTCCAACCCGTATGACGCCAAAGGCCTGTTGATCGCCTCCATCGAAAACGATGATCCGGTGATCTTTCTTGAGCCGAAACGCCTGTACAACGGCCCGTTCGACGGCCACCACGACCGCCCGGTAACCCCGTGGTCGAAACACCCGCAAGCGCAGGTTCCGGACGGTTACTACACCGTGCCGCTGGACGTTGCTGCGATCACTCGTCCGGGCAAGGACGTCACCGTGCTGACCTACGGCACCACCGTGTATGTCTCGCAAGTCGCTGCCGAAGAATCCGGCGTGGATGCTGAAGTCATCGACCTGCGCAGCCTGTGGCCGCTGGACCTGGAAACCATCGTCAAATCGGTGAAGAAAACCGGCCGGTGCGTGGTGGTCCACGAAGCCACTCGCACCTGCGGTTTCGGCGCCGAGCTGGTGTCGCTGGTGCAAGAGCATTGCTTCCATCACCTGGAAGCGCCGATCGAACGCGTTACCGGTTGGGACACCCCCTACCCGCACGCGCAAGAGTGGGCGTATTTCCCAGGGCCGTCCCGAGTGGGCGCGGCGTTGAAACGGGTTATGGAGGTCTGA
- a CDS encoding FAD/NAD(P)-binding oxidoreductase: protein MNDQHWGPSISADIVVIGGGTAGIGFVASLLKRDPALKVTVIEPSAQHYYQPAWTLVGGGAFDVRDTARPMNKVMPKQANWLQAAVTAIDPDKRQLTLNDQRTVSYQNLIVCPGLRLAWEKIEGLQESLGQHGVTSNYSYQHAQYTWDQVQKLRGGKALFTQPAMPIKCAGAPQKALYLSCDHWLKNGSLNNIHVEFNLAGAALFGVATFVPPLMKYIEKYNAQLAFNSNLVKVDGPAKTAWFEIKDADGNVTRVAKTFDLLHVVPPQVSPDFIAQSALADAAGWCEVNPHSLQHPRYPEVFALGDICGTSNAKTAAAVRKQVVVVAENLLALRKQQPLPLKYDGYGSCPLTVEKGKVILAEFGYAGKLLPTFPLDPTVARRSAWFLKASLLPWFYWNGMLKGREWLTGLSKVD from the coding sequence ATGAACGATCAACACTGGGGCCCATCCATCAGTGCAGACATCGTGGTCATCGGCGGCGGTACGGCCGGTATCGGTTTTGTCGCCAGCCTGCTCAAGCGTGACCCGGCTCTAAAAGTTACCGTGATCGAACCCAGCGCCCAACATTACTACCAACCGGCGTGGACACTGGTCGGCGGTGGCGCCTTTGATGTGAGAGACACCGCACGGCCGATGAACAAGGTCATGCCCAAGCAAGCAAACTGGCTGCAAGCGGCGGTCACTGCAATCGACCCGGACAAACGCCAACTCACCCTCAACGATCAACGCACGGTCAGCTATCAAAACCTGATTGTCTGCCCCGGCCTGCGTCTGGCCTGGGAGAAGATCGAAGGCTTGCAGGAAAGCCTCGGCCAGCACGGCGTCACCTCCAACTACAGCTATCAGCACGCGCAATACACTTGGGATCAGGTGCAGAAACTGCGCGGCGGCAAGGCGCTGTTCACCCAGCCGGCGATGCCGATCAAATGTGCCGGCGCACCACAAAAGGCGCTGTATCTGTCTTGCGATCACTGGCTCAAAAACGGGTCGCTGAACAACATCCATGTCGAATTCAATCTGGCCGGCGCCGCGCTGTTCGGCGTGGCGACGTTTGTGCCGCCGTTGATGAAATACATCGAAAAATACAACGCACAACTGGCGTTCAACTCGAACCTGGTCAAGGTCGACGGCCCGGCGAAAACCGCGTGGTTCGAGATCAAGGACGCTGACGGCAACGTCACCCGTGTGGCGAAAACCTTCGATCTGCTCCACGTCGTGCCGCCGCAGGTTTCGCCGGATTTCATCGCGCAAAGCGCATTGGCCGATGCGGCCGGCTGGTGCGAAGTCAATCCGCACAGCCTGCAACATCCGCGCTATCCCGAGGTGTTTGCACTCGGTGATATCTGCGGCACCAGCAACGCAAAAACCGCCGCAGCGGTGCGCAAGCAAGTGGTGGTGGTCGCGGAAAACTTGCTCGCCCTGCGCAAGCAACAACCACTGCCGTTGAAGTACGACGGCTACGGTTCCTGTCCGCTGACGGTGGAGAAGGGCAAGGTGATTCTCGCCGAGTTCGGTTATGCCGGTAAGTTGCTGCCGACCTTTCCTCTGGACCCGACTGTGGCGCGTCGTTCGGCGTGGTTTCTCAAGGCCTCGCTGCTGCCATGGTTCTACTGGAACGGCATGCTCAAGGGCCGCGAGTGGCTGACTGGTCTGTCCAAGGTTGACTGA
- the bkdR gene encoding Bkd operon transcriptional regulator BkdR, whose amino-acid sequence MRKLDRTDIGILNSLQENARITNADLARSVNLSPTPCFNRVKAMEELGLIREQVTLLDADLLGLHVNVFIHVSLEKQVEEALQHFEEAISDRPEVMECYLMAGDPDYLIRVLVPTIQSLERFMMDFLTKVPGVANIRSSFALKQVRYKTALPLPANGLTLGS is encoded by the coding sequence ATGCGCAAACTGGACCGTACCGACATCGGCATTCTCAACAGCCTTCAGGAGAATGCGCGCATCACCAACGCCGACCTTGCACGCTCGGTAAACCTGTCGCCGACGCCGTGCTTCAACCGGGTCAAGGCGATGGAAGAATTAGGCCTGATTCGCGAGCAGGTCACACTGCTGGATGCCGACCTGCTGGGGCTGCACGTGAACGTGTTCATCCACGTCAGCCTGGAGAAGCAGGTCGAGGAAGCGCTGCAGCATTTCGAGGAAGCCATTTCCGATCGCCCGGAGGTGATGGAGTGCTACCTCATGGCCGGAGACCCGGATTACCTCATCCGGGTCCTGGTGCCGACCATTCAGTCGCTCGAGCGCTTCATGATGGACTTCCTGACCAAAGTGCCGGGTGTGGCGAACATCCGGTCAAGCTTTGCACTCAAGCAGGTGCGCTACAAGACCGCGCTGCCGTTACCCGCTAACGGTTTGACGCTGGGCAGTTGA
- a CDS encoding tyrosinase family protein, which yields MDIRRNHRDMTAQQKSAFIDAILRLKNNVDSVLRPGEQSRYDDFVQIHKNSMGRGNPLTPNPHRSPLFYPWHRILIRQFELALQSAANDPTITLPYWNWQLTGADNPFTSDFMGPNGDNLQDQRVTGGPFSREQSRFEVRVWDEGIGNTGIRRDLGTNGALPSAETVISTLNRTPYWMEASGWENTSETELHNPVHAWIGGSMAQASSPNDPIFFLHHCYLDLLWERWKHQHSGTPGLTNEAGSADMEETVLIFHPANELAPWPQTFTVQQALFTAELDYRYDYI from the coding sequence ATGGATATTCGTCGTAATCACCGTGACATGACCGCGCAACAGAAATCCGCATTCATCGATGCCATCCTGAGATTGAAGAACAATGTCGACAGCGTACTGCGCCCGGGAGAGCAAAGCCGCTACGATGATTTTGTCCAGATCCACAAAAATTCGATGGGCCGGGGCAATCCGCTGACGCCCAACCCGCATCGAAGCCCGCTGTTCTATCCGTGGCACCGGATTCTGATCCGCCAGTTCGAACTGGCCCTGCAGTCCGCCGCCAATGACCCGACCATCACCCTGCCTTACTGGAACTGGCAACTGACCGGCGCCGACAACCCCTTTACCTCGGACTTCATGGGCCCCAACGGTGACAACCTGCAAGACCAGCGCGTCACCGGTGGGCCGTTTTCCAGAGAGCAATCGCGGTTCGAAGTGCGAGTCTGGGACGAGGGCATCGGCAACACCGGGATTCGTCGAGATCTCGGGACAAACGGCGCACTGCCCAGCGCAGAGACCGTCATATCGACGCTCAACAGGACGCCATACTGGATGGAAGCAAGCGGCTGGGAAAACACCTCGGAAACCGAACTGCACAATCCGGTACATGCCTGGATAGGTGGCAGCATGGCGCAAGCCTCCTCACCCAATGACCCGATCTTCTTCCTGCACCACTGCTACCTCGACTTGTTGTGGGAGCGCTGGAAACATCAGCATTCTGGCACTCCTGGCTTAACCAATGAGGCCGGCTCGGCGGACATGGAAGAAACCGTGCTGATTTTCCACCCGGCCAATGAACTGGCGCCCTGGCCGCAAACCTTTACCGTCCAGCAAGCCCTCTTCACCGCAGAGCTCGATTACCGCTATGACTACATCTGA
- a CDS encoding 3-methyl-2-oxobutanoate dehydrogenase (2-methylpropanoyl-transferring) subunit alpha: protein MTQAYEPLRLHVPEPSGRPGCKTDFSYLHLTDAGTVRKPSIDVEPADTADLARGLIRVLDDQGNALGPWAENVPVEILRKGMRAMLKTRIYDNRMVVAQRQKKMSFYMQSLGEEAIGSAQALALNIDDMCFPTYRQQSILMAREVPLVDLICQLLSNERDPLKGRQLPIMYSVKEAGFFTISGNLATQFIQAVGWGMASAIKGDTKIASAWIGDGATAESDFHTALTFAHVYRAPVILNVVNNQWAISTFQAIAGGEATTFAGRGVGCGIASLRVDGNDFYAVYAASAWAAERARRNLGPTMIEWVTYRAGPHSTSDDPSKYRPADDWSHFPLGDPIARLKQHLIKVGHWSEEEHTAVSAELEAEVIAAQKQAEQYGTLAGGQIPSAATMFEDVYKEMPEHLKRQRQQLGI, encoded by the coding sequence ATGACCCAAGCGTATGAACCGCTGCGTCTGCACGTCCCTGAACCCTCGGGCCGTCCAGGCTGCAAAACCGATTTTTCCTACCTGCATCTGACCGATGCCGGTACGGTGCGCAAACCTTCCATCGACGTTGAACCCGCCGACACCGCCGACCTCGCGCGTGGGCTGATTCGTGTGCTCGACGATCAGGGCAACGCCCTCGGCCCATGGGCTGAGAACGTGCCGGTCGAGATCCTGCGTAAAGGCATGCGCGCCATGCTCAAGACGCGCATCTACGACAACCGCATGGTGGTCGCCCAGCGTCAGAAAAAAATGTCGTTCTACATGCAAAGCCTCGGCGAAGAAGCCATCGGCAGTGCTCAGGCCCTGGCCTTGAACATCGACGATATGTGTTTTCCGACCTACCGCCAGCAAAGCATTTTGATGGCGCGCGAAGTGCCACTGGTCGACCTGATCTGCCAACTGCTGTCGAACGAGCGCGATCCGCTCAAGGGCCGGCAGTTGCCGATCATGTATTCGGTCAAGGAAGCGGGTTTCTTCACCATCTCCGGCAACCTCGCTACCCAGTTCATTCAGGCGGTCGGCTGGGGCATGGCTTCAGCAATCAAGGGCGACACCAAAATCGCCTCGGCGTGGATCGGTGACGGCGCTACCGCCGAATCGGACTTCCACACCGCCCTCACCTTCGCCCACGTTTATCGCGCGCCGGTGATCCTCAACGTGGTCAACAACCAATGGGCGATTTCGACCTTCCAGGCCATCGCCGGTGGTGAAGCCACCACCTTCGCCGGACGCGGCGTCGGTTGCGGCATCGCTTCGCTGCGCGTGGATGGCAACGACTTCTACGCGGTATATGCGGCATCTGCCTGGGCCGCCGAACGCGCCCGCCGCAACCTCGGCCCGACCATGATCGAATGGGTCACCTACCGCGCCGGCCCGCACTCGACTTCTGACGATCCATCCAAATACCGTCCTGCCGATGACTGGAGCCACTTCCCGCTCGGCGACCCGATCGCCCGCCTCAAGCAACACTTGATCAAGGTCGGCCACTGGTCGGAGGAAGAACACACCGCCGTCAGCGCCGAACTCGAAGCCGAAGTGATTGCCGCGCAGAAACAGGCCGAACAGTACGGCACCCTCGCCGGCGGCCAGATTCCAAGCGCCGCGACCATGTTTGAAGACGTCTACAAAGAGATGCCGGAGCACTTGAAGCGCCAGCGTCAGCAGTTGGGGATCTGA
- a CDS encoding TRAP transporter small permease encodes MKNLLLRINDKIYMTCIWVAGLAVLAISLMIPWGVFARYVLGTGSSWPEPTAILLMMVFTFIGAAASYRAGAHMAVAMLTDRMPPQLRTAAAIFSQLLMAAICIFMTIWGAKLCMSTWNQFMAALPDLRVGVTYLPIPVGGLLTLIFVLEKLLLGDQSKRRVVQFDLVEESEGAA; translated from the coding sequence ATGAAGAATCTACTGCTGCGTATCAACGACAAGATCTACATGACGTGCATCTGGGTCGCCGGCCTTGCCGTCCTGGCGATTTCCCTGATGATTCCCTGGGGCGTGTTCGCCCGCTACGTGCTGGGCACCGGTTCGAGCTGGCCCGAGCCCACAGCGATCCTGCTGATGATGGTGTTTACCTTCATCGGCGCCGCCGCCAGTTACCGCGCCGGTGCGCACATGGCTGTGGCCATGCTCACCGACCGCATGCCGCCACAGCTGAGAACCGCGGCGGCGATTTTTTCCCAACTGCTCATGGCGGCGATCTGCATCTTCATGACGATCTGGGGCGCCAAGCTGTGCATGTCCACCTGGAACCAGTTCATGGCGGCCCTGCCCGATCTGCGGGTTGGCGTGACCTACTTGCCGATTCCCGTGGGCGGCTTGCTGACGCTGATTTTCGTGCTGGAAAAACTCTTGCTCGGTGACCAGAGCAAACGGCGCGTCGTGCAGTTCGACCTGGTTGAAGAAAGTGAAGGTGCCGCTTAA
- a CDS encoding MBL fold metallo-hydrolase, which produces MPAQIESFLDPASSTYSYVVYETDGGQCAIVDPVLDYDGAAGRTCTAQADKIIAFVRAHNLQVQWLLETHAHADHLSAAPYLRRELGGKIAIGESISKVQNVFKALFNLEPEFRVDGSQFDHLFAPNESFRIGNLKATALHVPGHTPADMAYLIDGEQILVGDTLFMPDVGTARCDFPGGNAHQLFASIHKLLAFPASVKLYVCHDYPPEGRESQCQTTVGEQRKSNIHVHDGIDEAAFVEMRTKRDAGLGMPTLLLPAIQVNVRAGNLPPAEENGVVYLKIPLNSL; this is translated from the coding sequence ATGCCCGCGCAGATTGAATCGTTCCTCGACCCCGCCTCTTCGACCTACAGCTATGTGGTCTATGAAACCGATGGCGGGCAATGCGCGATCGTCGATCCGGTGCTTGATTACGACGGCGCCGCCGGGCGCACCTGCACCGCGCAGGCCGACAAGATCATCGCCTTCGTTCGCGCCCACAACCTGCAAGTGCAGTGGCTGCTGGAAACCCACGCCCATGCCGATCACCTGTCCGCCGCGCCGTATCTGCGCCGGGAGCTGGGTGGAAAAATCGCCATCGGTGAATCGATCAGCAAAGTGCAGAACGTGTTCAAGGCGCTGTTCAATCTGGAGCCGGAGTTCCGCGTCGATGGCTCGCAGTTCGATCACCTGTTTGCGCCGAACGAGTCGTTCCGCATCGGTAACCTCAAGGCCACGGCCCTGCATGTGCCCGGGCATACGCCGGCGGACATGGCCTATCTGATCGATGGCGAACAGATTCTGGTGGGTGACACGCTTTTCATGCCGGATGTCGGCACCGCGCGCTGCGATTTCCCCGGCGGTAACGCCCATCAGCTGTTTGCCTCGATCCACAAACTGTTGGCCTTCCCTGCCAGCGTGAAACTCTACGTTTGCCACGATTACCCGCCCGAGGGCCGCGAGTCGCAGTGCCAGACCACCGTCGGCGAGCAGCGCAAAAGCAATATCCATGTGCATGACGGGATTGATGAGGCAGCGTTCGTCGAGATGCGCACAAAACGTGACGCCGGGCTGGGTATGCCGACGCTGCTGCTGCCGGCGATTCAGGTGAATGTGCGGGCGGGGAATTTGCCACCGGCGGAGGAAAACGGCGTGGTTTACCTGAAGATTCCGCTCAATTCCCTATAG